Proteins from a single region of Pseudomonas sp. BSw22131:
- a CDS encoding NUDIX hydrolase, which yields MDHFNVRILKRQILSDNWFILQKVEFELLRRDGSWQTLAREVYDRGNGATIGLYNLANRTVILIRQFRMPAFVNGHDGYLIEAAAGLLDNAGPEERIRMEAEEETGYRVKSVRKVYEAFMSPGSVTERLHFFVGEYHAQDRVNAGGGLEQEGEDIEVLELPVDVAIEMVEDGRIMDGKTIILLQYLQRLMPPSPALTPPPSASLMILVAGPYRGGTDDDPDALAANVQAMQECAGALLEAGHFALVAEWVALPLVKLAGSNRIGDPVYEARFHEYSIRLLERCDAVLRIGGKSRGADFMVEIARQRGLAIFHSLDELPACPHPTPIPEAFRNN from the coding sequence ATGGACCACTTCAATGTTCGAATTTTAAAGCGCCAGATCCTCTCGGATAACTGGTTCATTCTCCAGAAAGTCGAGTTCGAGTTGCTGCGCCGTGACGGCAGTTGGCAAACCTTAGCCCGTGAAGTCTATGACCGAGGAAACGGGGCCACGATCGGCCTGTACAACCTTGCCAATCGCACCGTTATCCTCATCCGCCAATTCCGCATGCCCGCGTTCGTCAACGGTCACGACGGCTATCTGATCGAGGCCGCCGCCGGTCTGCTGGACAACGCGGGGCCAGAAGAGCGTATTCGGATGGAGGCGGAAGAAGAGACCGGTTACCGCGTCAAATCAGTGCGAAAGGTCTATGAGGCTTTCATGAGCCCAGGGTCGGTCACCGAGCGTCTGCATTTTTTTGTGGGCGAGTACCATGCGCAAGACCGCGTAAATGCAGGAGGGGGCTTGGAGCAGGAAGGGGAAGATATCGAAGTGTTGGAGTTGCCTGTCGATGTCGCCATTGAAATGGTTGAAGACGGGAGAATAATGGACGGCAAAACGATCATTCTCCTGCAGTATCTCCAGCGGCTGATGCCGCCCTCACCTGCCCTGACGCCGCCGCCCTCGGCAAGTCTGATGATTTTGGTCGCAGGTCCTTACAGGGGTGGCACGGATGACGACCCCGATGCCTTGGCCGCCAACGTGCAAGCAATGCAGGAATGCGCGGGCGCGCTGCTTGAGGCAGGGCACTTTGCGCTGGTTGCGGAGTGGGTGGCATTGCCGTTAGTAAAACTTGCGGGCTCCAACCGCATTGGCGATCCTGTGTATGAAGCCCGTTTTCATGAGTATTCCATAAGGCTGCTGGAGCGCTGTGATGCCGTGCTGCGCATCGGTGGCAAGTCTCGGGGTGCAGACTTCATGGTGGAGATCGCTCGCCAGCGTGGGCTGGCGATCTTCCATAGTCTGGATGAGCTGCCAGCGTGCCCTCACCCAACTCCAATACCGGAAGCGTTCCGAAATAATTGA
- a CDS encoding sensor domain-containing protein gives MNFYKSLLPKSLTSRILGMLSILILAFLTTGLGLFYKNQMLQHIEEIQDTANMLIEVVAQAVEESVVIGDYDTIKRTLEKTLARSPFKSAIFIDLSGGVIRLQAPSAPLGRAPAWIESEVAARLFDVNRPITIGGKDYGVMRLSFNAERIASELYSLVVQATLLAVFFLLISLILMGFMIKRSLAHLGKLHSYEAEISSGAVAAEDMLVADAPMEIQEAIKAVNRTAASMRNHFGQRIESLMNTLVQHKNALDEVSIVCEVLASGRITYVNDRFVTSSQHSRAELLELTINEVWTGMSSASQPWQWAPEKEVWNGEVRLSGRTGKEEWHRRTVIPILDDKGGVEKYICIDIDITDRKEFEVAILDNSRRQNLIALFGQQALTEENVSALGELAALTAAQGLKLSNAALLVVDRASHGIILKAEVGLTNFEICDGNNNEFLKGIASSTGFTINPDMRDMRDMRDMRDTPDTMYTLLPGDAVDAYGIRSGIEVDISCREVFKGVLGVYASTDYSFTREDVSYIQTLANLLAAALERDDAKKKLTYLAENDSLTNLPNRWFLNNYLRGAISREASGSTPDAISVIFIDLDRFKTVNDTMGHSAGDELLVQASRRLEAYIDENSMVARLGGDEFSIVVTHRVYSESFIKSLATHVVEALGKPFNLRGQDIFVSASVGIANYPFDGSDAGVILKNADTAMYNAKKSGRNNFKFYNSEMNESAIKRLQTETLLRGALDRDEFILHFQPKVSLTDGRISGLEALLRWNHPEQGLVSPADFIPMLEDTGLIIPVGEWVIRKVCETIKSWEEKNLRVVPIAINLSARQLQVKGLARIVKHILEEYGINPALLEFELTESVLMIDPESAVEILRDIKSFGIGLSVDDFGTGYSSLAYLKRFPIDTLKIDRMFIKDIISNHEDAAITRAVIVLAHELDLEVIAEGVETFDQLELLVKHGCDQIQGYLFSKPVTIDECAAMIKSSRSLDIKFSENGFA, from the coding sequence GTGAATTTCTATAAAAGCCTGCTGCCCAAATCACTGACGTCGCGAATATTGGGGATGTTATCTATTTTGATACTGGCCTTTCTTACGACTGGCCTGGGTCTGTTTTATAAAAATCAGATGCTCCAGCATATTGAAGAGATACAAGACACCGCTAACATGCTGATAGAGGTTGTCGCCCAAGCTGTGGAGGAAAGTGTAGTAATTGGCGATTACGATACAATCAAAAGAACCCTCGAAAAAACCTTGGCTCGCTCGCCTTTCAAGTCGGCCATTTTTATTGACCTGTCGGGTGGCGTCATTCGCCTGCAGGCACCCAGTGCGCCTCTTGGAAGAGCCCCAGCGTGGATAGAGTCCGAAGTCGCTGCCAGGTTATTCGATGTCAATCGTCCGATAACTATCGGGGGGAAAGATTATGGCGTGATGCGTCTGTCTTTTAATGCCGAGAGAATTGCTTCTGAACTCTACAGCCTGGTGGTACAGGCTACGCTATTGGCAGTGTTTTTTTTACTTATCAGCCTGATTTTGATGGGGTTCATGATCAAGCGTTCGCTTGCACATCTAGGCAAGCTTCATTCTTATGAGGCGGAAATCTCGTCAGGCGCTGTGGCAGCAGAAGATATGTTGGTCGCTGATGCTCCGATGGAAATACAGGAGGCTATAAAAGCGGTAAACCGTACTGCAGCGAGTATGCGCAATCATTTTGGCCAGCGTATCGAATCGTTGATGAATACCTTGGTGCAGCATAAAAATGCCTTGGATGAGGTCTCAATAGTTTGCGAAGTTTTGGCCTCTGGCCGTATCACCTATGTTAACGACCGATTCGTAACAAGCTCACAGCATTCGCGAGCTGAGCTTTTAGAGTTGACGATCAATGAAGTCTGGACCGGCATGTCTTCAGCCAGTCAGCCGTGGCAATGGGCACCTGAAAAGGAGGTTTGGAACGGTGAGGTCAGGCTCTCAGGTCGTACAGGTAAGGAGGAATGGCATCGACGCACCGTCATACCTATTCTCGATGACAAGGGCGGCGTTGAAAAATATATTTGCATCGATATCGATATTACAGATCGAAAAGAGTTTGAGGTCGCGATTCTAGATAACTCTAGAAGGCAAAACCTTATCGCCTTGTTTGGCCAGCAGGCATTGACAGAAGAAAACGTCAGTGCTCTAGGTGAACTGGCAGCACTTACTGCGGCGCAAGGGTTGAAATTGAGCAACGCCGCTTTATTAGTCGTTGATCGCGCGAGTCACGGGATCATCCTCAAAGCTGAGGTTGGGTTGACCAACTTTGAAATCTGTGATGGTAATAATAATGAATTTTTGAAAGGTATTGCTTCTTCTACTGGATTTACCATCAATCCTGATATGCGTGATATGCGTGATATGCGTGATATGCGTGATACGCCTGATACTATGTACACGTTGCTTCCTGGTGATGCAGTGGACGCTTACGGTATTAGAAGTGGTATAGAGGTTGATATATCTTGCAGGGAGGTTTTTAAGGGCGTTCTTGGAGTTTATGCCAGCACTGACTACTCATTTACACGTGAAGATGTTAGTTACATTCAAACATTGGCAAACCTATTGGCTGCCGCGCTTGAAAGGGATGACGCAAAGAAAAAGCTAACCTATCTGGCCGAAAATGATTCGCTCACCAATTTGCCTAATCGCTGGTTTCTCAACAATTACCTGCGCGGGGCAATCAGTCGTGAAGCGTCAGGGTCAACGCCAGATGCAATAAGCGTCATCTTCATCGATTTGGACAGATTCAAAACCGTAAACGACACCATGGGGCATTCTGCAGGTGATGAATTGCTTGTACAGGCGAGTCGACGCTTGGAAGCGTACATTGATGAGAATAGTATGGTTGCGCGGTTGGGAGGCGATGAGTTTTCGATCGTGGTCACACATCGTGTTTATTCGGAGAGCTTCATCAAATCTCTTGCGACCCATGTTGTTGAAGCGTTGGGCAAGCCGTTTAACCTTCGCGGCCAGGATATATTTGTTTCAGCGAGTGTAGGCATCGCTAATTATCCATTTGATGGGAGTGACGCTGGCGTTATCCTCAAGAATGCTGATACAGCCATGTACAATGCGAAAAAAAGTGGCCGTAATAATTTTAAGTTTTACAATTCCGAGATGAACGAAAGTGCAATCAAGCGCTTGCAAACTGAAACGCTATTGCGCGGCGCGCTTGATCGCGATGAGTTTATTCTGCATTTTCAGCCAAAGGTCAGCCTCACAGATGGCAGGATAAGTGGTTTGGAGGCTTTATTGCGGTGGAATCATCCAGAACAAGGCCTGGTTTCTCCCGCTGACTTTATCCCTATGCTTGAGGACACTGGGCTGATAATTCCTGTAGGCGAATGGGTTATCCGCAAAGTCTGTGAAACCATAAAAAGCTGGGAAGAGAAAAATTTAAGAGTGGTACCGATCGCAATCAACCTGTCAGCCAGGCAGCTTCAGGTAAAAGGCCTGGCTAGAATCGTCAAGCATATTTTGGAAGAGTACGGTATCAACCCCGCTCTTTTAGAATTCGAGCTTACCGAATCAGTGTTAATGATTGATCCCGAATCGGCGGTCGAAATACTTCGAGATATAAAGTCGTTTGGTATCGGTCTTTCGGTCGATGACTTCGGAACGGGCTATTCCAGTTTAGCCTACTTGAAGCGATTTCCTATTGATACCCTCAAAATCGATAGAATGTTCATAAAAGATATAATAAGCAATCATGAGGACGCGGCTATTACCAGAGCGGTAATAGTATTGGCGCACGAATTGGATCTGGAAGTCATTGCGGAAGGTGTCGAAACATTCGATCAGCTAGAGCTGCTTGTCAAACATGGTTGCGATCAAATACAGGGTTATCTATTTAGTAAGCCTGTAACTATTGATGAGTGTGCTGCCATGATTAAATCGTCACGTAGCTTGGATATAAAATTTTCTGAAAATGGTTTTGCGTAA
- a CDS encoding DeoR/GlpR family DNA-binding transcription regulator, with protein MLTQQRKHFLTERLEQDGQLLAKPLSVELGVSEDTIRRDLREMAKAGLLTRVHGGALPASLAMGDLTQRQTIEPRQKEAIGRMAAQMVQPGHVVILDGGTTCAQVARHLPLTLQATVVTHCPAIAVALSGHVKIEVIMLGGRLYRHSMVGTGAATLEAISRVRADLYFMGVCSVHPTAGLTTGDYEEAVIKRALCHAAAQTMVLASAEKIETASPYVVVTLAEVTGLVVTRDVPDRLLAPYRQMGLQIHQAKV; from the coding sequence ATGTTAACGCAGCAGCGCAAGCATTTTTTAACTGAACGGCTGGAGCAGGACGGCCAACTGTTGGCTAAGCCGCTCAGCGTCGAACTTGGGGTTTCCGAAGATACGATTCGCCGCGACTTGAGAGAAATGGCCAAAGCCGGACTGCTGACGAGGGTACACGGCGGGGCTTTGCCCGCTTCCCTGGCGATGGGTGATTTGACGCAGCGTCAGACCATCGAGCCGAGGCAAAAAGAAGCGATCGGGCGCATGGCTGCGCAGATGGTTCAGCCGGGGCACGTGGTGATCCTTGATGGCGGCACAACCTGTGCCCAGGTTGCACGACATCTGCCTTTGACGCTTCAGGCAACCGTAGTGACTCACTGCCCTGCGATTGCAGTAGCGCTCAGCGGGCATGTGAAGATTGAAGTCATCATGCTCGGCGGCCGGCTTTACCGGCACTCAATGGTGGGAACGGGGGCGGCGACTCTGGAAGCAATCAGTCGGGTTCGTGCCGATCTCTATTTCATGGGGGTGTGCAGCGTTCATCCAACGGCGGGACTGACGACGGGTGATTACGAGGAAGCGGTCATAAAACGCGCGTTATGCCATGCGGCTGCGCAAACCATGGTGCTGGCTTCTGCAGAAAAGATAGAAACGGCTTCGCCCTATGTGGTGGTCACACTCGCAGAAGTGACAGGCCTCGTGGTTACTCGCGATGTGCCGGATCGGCTGTTGGCCCCGTATCGGCAAATGGGCTTGCAAATCCATCAAGCGAAGGTATGA
- a CDS encoding LysR family transcriptional regulator, whose amino-acid sequence MSKKVIMQSPTRAEGIEGSLPLPPVHFPGLLTFEAAARHLNFARAAAEIGVTPTAVSRTIKSVEAQLNVRLFNRTTRSVSLTEAGASLNAALAPALALIRDSLSQVLLATDQPSGTVRLNSSYVAYRILIEPHLTAFMEKFPLINVEVSLDNQLGDIVNAGFDIGMRMGKKVQNDMVAVQLGAAQKRIVVAAPDYFSTLVEPQTLEQLLKHNCIRQRYSVGGRFFEWKFEDGGQMVQIDVQGRFIFDEMRSVLDAAIQGQGIGFVFEGFAKKELENGTLSQILKQHSGMDDAFHLYYPHRKHMPGKLRAFVDFMRSANKVESSDLIFPM is encoded by the coding sequence ATGAGCAAAAAGGTCATAATGCAGAGCCCGACGCGCGCGGAGGGCATAGAGGGTTCACTTCCTTTACCGCCGGTGCATTTCCCAGGTCTTTTAACCTTCGAGGCTGCCGCCAGGCACTTGAACTTCGCTCGCGCCGCCGCAGAAATCGGTGTCACGCCAACGGCGGTATCACGCACGATCAAAAGTGTGGAAGCGCAACTCAATGTGCGGCTATTCAATCGAACAACCCGCAGTGTCAGCCTGACCGAGGCAGGCGCGTCATTGAACGCAGCATTGGCACCAGCGCTTGCCTTGATCAGAGACTCCTTGTCACAAGTATTGCTGGCGACTGATCAACCATCTGGCACAGTGCGCCTCAACTCTTCGTACGTTGCATACCGCATCTTGATCGAACCGCATCTAACCGCCTTCATGGAAAAATTCCCGCTGATCAATGTCGAGGTATCACTGGACAACCAACTTGGCGATATCGTTAATGCCGGTTTCGATATCGGCATGCGCATGGGGAAAAAAGTGCAAAACGACATGGTCGCGGTGCAGTTGGGAGCGGCACAAAAAAGAATTGTGGTGGCTGCGCCGGATTACTTCAGCACGCTGGTCGAGCCACAGACACTTGAGCAACTGCTGAAGCACAACTGCATTCGCCAGCGGTATTCAGTTGGCGGAAGGTTCTTTGAATGGAAATTCGAAGATGGCGGGCAAATGGTTCAAATCGATGTTCAAGGGCGTTTTATTTTTGACGAAATGAGATCCGTCCTTGATGCGGCAATACAAGGCCAAGGCATTGGTTTCGTTTTCGAGGGCTTCGCGAAGAAAGAGTTAGAGAACGGTACACTTAGTCAGATATTGAAGCAGCACAGCGGCATGGACGATGCGTTTCATCTTTACTACCCGCATCGTAAACACATGCCAGGCAAGCTGCGTGCGTTTGTTGATTTCATGCGCAGTGCTAATAAGGTAGAAAGTTCTGATTTAATTTTCCCAATGTAG
- a CDS encoding nuclear transport factor 2 family protein: MNKPTYVPEYQAIVEVLNKYNEGCKQAKSSIMKPAFSEQATMFSVDGDGKLVGGPIQTLFDGIDSVFRPSPEAQGVIVNIDILGTAASARIDTNDVSGFCFTDFFHLLKVDGKWTVVSKIFHTHVAP, encoded by the coding sequence ATGAACAAACCTACTTATGTGCCGGAATATCAAGCCATCGTTGAAGTACTGAACAAATACAACGAAGGCTGCAAGCAGGCCAAAAGCAGCATCATGAAGCCAGCTTTCAGTGAGCAGGCAACGATGTTTAGCGTCGATGGCGACGGTAAACTGGTCGGCGGCCCGATTCAGACATTGTTCGATGGCATTGACAGCGTGTTCCGCCCGTCGCCTGAAGCTCAAGGTGTAATCGTCAACATCGACATCTTAGGCACCGCTGCCAGCGCGCGCATCGACACCAATGACGTATCGGGCTTTTGCTTTACAGATTTCTTCCACCTGCTGAAAGTCGATGGCAAGTGGACGGTCGTCAGCAAGATCTTCCACACCCACGTCGCGCCTTGA
- a CDS encoding alkene reductase, with amino-acid sequence MTFNSPSTDLFTPMTLGALSLANRIVMAPLTRSRMGPEGVPNEMHARYYAQRASAGLIISEATNISAQARGYALTPGIWTDEHVAGWKLVTDAVHAAGGLIVCQLWHVGRFSHVDLQPDGTAPVAPSAIKAEGQTFTENGMMDVSMPRALETSEIPGIIEQYRHAAACAKRAGFDGVEVHSANSYLLDQFLRDSTNQRTDQYGGSIENRTRLTLEVTATVVEIWGHDRVGIRLSPVTPDAGNTPLDSQVMQTYGYLIEQLNRFQLAYMHFVEGATATSRTVPENVDLDALRARFKGPYIGNNNYDIELAVTRRSEGKVDAVAFGRPFIANPDLVRRLKEGAELAVAPREAYYGNGAKGYTDWPALVG; translated from the coding sequence ATGACATTCAACAGCCCATCAACGGATCTTTTCACTCCAATGACGTTAGGGGCCTTATCTCTGGCTAACCGTATTGTCATGGCCCCGTTAACGCGCAGCCGCATGGGGCCAGAAGGCGTCCCCAACGAAATGCACGCTCGCTACTACGCACAACGTGCCAGCGCCGGTTTGATCATTAGTGAAGCGACCAATATTTCCGCGCAAGCGCGGGGGTATGCACTGACGCCAGGCATCTGGACTGATGAGCACGTAGCAGGCTGGAAACTGGTAACAGATGCGGTGCATGCCGCTGGTGGACTTATTGTTTGCCAACTGTGGCATGTGGGGCGCTTTTCGCATGTGGACCTGCAGCCCGATGGCACGGCACCGGTAGCGCCCTCGGCGATTAAAGCCGAAGGCCAGACCTTCACTGAAAATGGAATGATGGACGTCTCCATGCCGCGAGCACTGGAGACATCCGAGATCCCAGGCATTATCGAGCAGTACCGACACGCCGCCGCATGCGCAAAACGCGCCGGCTTCGATGGTGTTGAAGTTCACTCTGCCAATAGCTATTTGCTCGATCAGTTCCTGCGCGACTCTACCAATCAGCGAACCGACCAATATGGTGGTTCGATAGAGAATCGCACACGCCTCACACTGGAAGTAACCGCAACAGTCGTCGAGATCTGGGGTCACGACCGCGTTGGCATTCGCCTCTCTCCCGTAACGCCAGATGCCGGCAACACGCCCTTGGACAGCCAGGTAATGCAAACCTATGGCTATCTGATTGAGCAACTCAATCGCTTCCAGCTCGCCTATATGCATTTTGTCGAGGGGGCTACCGCTACGTCACGCACTGTTCCCGAGAACGTAGATCTCGATGCGCTACGTGCACGGTTCAAAGGCCCATACATCGGCAACAACAATTACGACATCGAACTGGCCGTTACCCGCCGCTCTGAAGGCAAGGTCGATGCAGTGGCTTTTGGTCGCCCGTTTATTGCCAATCCGGATTTGGTGCGTCGATTAAAAGAAGGTGCAGAACTCGCTGTTGCGCCACGCGAAGCCTATTACGGCAACGGCGCCAAGGGTTACACCGATTGGCCTGCGCTCGTTGGATAA
- a CDS encoding GFA family protein codes for MDSSARPLRASCHCGSVQLKVRLTEGLTTARRCNCSYCRMRGAVAVSAELQDIEVTAGEELLTLYQFNTLQAKHYFCSKCGIYTHHQRRSNPKQYGINAACLEGVSPFDFGEVPVNEGRIHPKDQSEEGGPTIAGYLRYLSNTAD; via the coding sequence ATGGACAGCAGCGCGAGACCTTTACGAGCTTCATGTCATTGTGGATCGGTACAACTCAAAGTACGACTTACCGAAGGACTCACTACCGCACGACGCTGTAATTGCTCTTATTGCCGCATGAGGGGCGCCGTGGCTGTATCAGCAGAGCTCCAGGACATAGAGGTCACTGCTGGCGAAGAATTGCTTACGCTCTATCAGTTCAACACCCTGCAAGCCAAACACTATTTCTGCTCAAAGTGTGGGATATACACACATCATCAGCGCCGGTCTAACCCAAAGCAATATGGGATTAATGCAGCGTGCCTGGAAGGGGTCAGTCCATTTGATTTTGGAGAGGTGCCAGTGAACGAGGGGCGAATCCATCCAAAGGATCAGTCAGAGGAGGGCGGCCCCACCATTGCTGGATATCTGCGATATCTTTCTAATACTGCTGACTGA
- a CDS encoding phosphate/phosphite/phosphonate ABC transporter substrate-binding protein: protein MTLSLNCKAIIIVLSFVLSDLAVAEDLKVYNFSPVNQYNLNLSAGFWNPIIRYVSEKSGVNLTLKLGRTSSDTTSYVLAQEVDFAFTNHLFSPEREKMGWKVFGRRDAPSLEGQIVVPADSPIHSLSELEGKEIVYPGPEAFIAYKVTSLELVKKGINTFTVFAGNMDGAFSQLLSGKAQAMGVNSQLVSGYTEREGKSFRVLWSSSSFNDLALMASPRVSEKELDAVASAFFNMQHDAYGSKILLEAAELVHAPTPVTFIPATEADYASYRDFYNSLPANRK, encoded by the coding sequence GTGACGTTAAGCCTAAACTGCAAAGCTATAATTATTGTGCTGTCCTTTGTCTTGTCAGATTTGGCTGTTGCTGAAGATCTTAAAGTATACAATTTCTCGCCTGTTAACCAATATAATCTTAATCTTTCAGCAGGTTTTTGGAATCCAATCATAAGGTATGTGTCCGAAAAAAGCGGAGTGAATCTCACTCTGAAGTTAGGGCGAACATCCTCTGATACAACAAGTTATGTACTCGCGCAAGAAGTTGATTTCGCTTTTACCAACCATCTTTTTAGCCCCGAGCGCGAGAAGATGGGCTGGAAGGTATTTGGTCGCCGTGACGCGCCTTCTCTCGAAGGACAAATCGTAGTACCTGCCGACTCGCCAATCCACAGCCTTTCGGAACTAGAAGGCAAGGAAATAGTTTATCCGGGACCAGAAGCTTTCATTGCTTATAAAGTCACAAGCTTAGAGTTGGTAAAGAAAGGGATAAATACTTTTACTGTGTTTGCAGGAAACATGGATGGCGCTTTCAGCCAACTGCTCAGTGGTAAGGCCCAAGCGATGGGGGTCAATTCACAGCTTGTAAGCGGCTACACTGAGAGAGAAGGTAAGTCGTTCCGCGTACTTTGGAGTTCGTCCTCGTTCAATGATTTAGCCCTTATGGCATCCCCTCGAGTATCTGAAAAAGAACTTGATGCAGTAGCAAGCGCATTCTTTAATATGCAACATGATGCCTACGGTAGCAAAATTCTTCTTGAGGCGGCCGAGTTAGTCCATGCACCGACCCCTGTTACCTTCATTCCTGCCACGGAAGCGGATTATGCTTCCTATCGTGATTTTTACAATAGCTTGCCAGCAAACCGTAAGTAA
- a CDS encoding barstar family protein, giving the protein MASAEELHCVLRGALGFPGWQGCNWDAFWDAITGLIEMPRASADFRTEYVIPIAAGIDRQKSAKSGHY; this is encoded by the coding sequence GTGGCAAGCGCTGAAGAACTACATTGTGTCTTGAGGGGTGCGCTGGGATTTCCTGGATGGCAGGGCTGTAATTGGGATGCTTTCTGGGACGCAATTACGGGGCTGATTGAAATGCCCCGTGCGTCTGCGGATTTCAGGACAGAATATGTTATCCCCATTGCTGCCGGTATCGACAGGCAGAAATCGGCCAAAAGTGGACATTACTGA